From Oncorhynchus tshawytscha isolate Ot180627B unplaced genomic scaffold, Otsh_v2.0 Un_contig_447_pilon_pilon, whole genome shotgun sequence, one genomic window encodes:
- the mvb12a gene encoding multivesicular body subunit 12A, with product MSLMEHGGGAHNRPVTAVAWASNSSTCPKDFNLISITEDGAAANFTRSFAMKAGYYLCYSKDMSGGMVVSDVQVISDKETVPHGYCYIPEHLEPRASVSKKKRVCVRMVPVGGVETAVLDIKLTAKTRRMLQHYTCLGDMHGYVMWCKKGPFSSPLPQAKPRSLSLDLRQLSLDQNPPPLPLRPSNAPPMPPGRKLSHRRSNLQLNDAVDKVVDSSNIYGISAIDGVPFTLHPKFKTQTNGMTPTNTLNNIRIKSVQDIENEYNYTFTVEENAAKRTTPLTTGSTS from the exons atGTCTCTGATGGAGCACGGTGGTGGCGCCCACAACAGGCCGGTGACGGCAGTGGCCTGGGCCTCCAACAGCAGCACCTGTCCCAAAGACTTCAACCTG aTTAGTATAACTGAGGATGGAGCTGCTGCAAACTTCACACGGAGCTTCGCCATGAAGGCTGGCTACTACCTCTGCTACAGCAAG GACATGTCAGGTGGTATGGTAGTATCAGATGTCCAGGTGATCTCAGACAAGGAGACTGTTCCTCATGGGTACTGTTACATACCTGAACACCTGGAGCCTA gggcCTCCGTGTCTAAGAAGAAGCGTGTGTGTGTCCGCATGGTGCCAGTGGGCGGTGTGGAGACTGCTGTACTGGACATCAAACTGACTGCTAAGACTAGGAGGATGCTGCAGCACTACACCTGCttagg ggACATGCATGGCTATGTGATGTGGTGTAAGAAGGGGCCCTTCTCCAGCCCTCTACCCCAGGCAAAGCCTCGCAGCCTCAGCCTTGACCTCCGTCAGCTCTCGCTGGACCAGAATCCCCCTCCGCTACCCCTCAGACCCAG CAATGCTCCACCCATGCCCCCTGGCAGGAAGCTCAGCCATCGCCGCAGCAACCTCCAATTGAACGACGCTGTGGACAAAGTGGTTGACAGCAGCAACATCTACGGCATCTCAG ccatAGATGGTGTTCCCTTCACTCTACACCCCAAGTTCAAGACCCAAACGAACGGCATG acTCCAACAAACACTCTGAACAACATTCGCATCAAGTCTGTCCAGGACATTGaaaatgag TACAACTACACTTTCACCGTGGAGGAAAACGCAGCCAAGAGAACCACACCTCTCACCACAGGAAGCACCTCTTAA